From Pseudoalteromonas sp. R3, one genomic window encodes:
- a CDS encoding lactoylglutathione lyase family protein yields MSQVYPRNFSHIGISVPDLEKAVEFYTQVMGWYVIMAPTEIIEDDSAIGEMCTDVFGPGWKRFRIAHLSTGDRIGVELFQFDNQTNPDNNFEYWKTGVFHFCVQDPDVEGLADKIVAAGGKKRMEKPRYYYPGEKPYRMIYMEDPFGNIVEIYSHSYELIYSAGAYQE; encoded by the coding sequence ATGAGCCAGGTTTACCCACGTAATTTTTCGCATATCGGTATTTCGGTCCCTGACCTGGAGAAAGCCGTCGAGTTTTATACTCAGGTAATGGGCTGGTATGTCATTATGGCACCGACTGAAATTATTGAAGATGACAGCGCCATAGGTGAAATGTGCACCGACGTATTTGGTCCGGGCTGGAAACGCTTTCGCATAGCGCACCTGTCTACTGGCGATCGTATTGGCGTCGAATTATTTCAGTTCGACAATCAAACCAACCCCGACAACAATTTTGAATACTGGAAAACCGGCGTTTTTCATTTCTGCGTACAAGACCCCGATGTAGAAGGTCTGGCGGATAAAATAGTGGCCGCAGGTGGTAAAAAGCGCATGGAAAAACCCCGCTATTATTACCCGGGCGAAAAGCCTTATCGCATGATTTATATGGAAGACCCGTTTGGTAACATAGTCGAGATATACAGCCACAGCTATGAGTTGATTTACAGCGCAGGCGCCTATCAGGAATAA
- a CDS encoding zinc ribbon domain-containing protein YjdM, giving the protein MSLPPCPKCNSEYVYQDQSNLVCPECAYEWNPNEVNDDDLVKVKDANGALLADGDKVTVIKDLKIKGSSQVIKIGTKALVRRVLDKKDHELDCKVDGVGEMMVTAKFVKKA; this is encoded by the coding sequence ATGTCTTTACCTCCTTGCCCAAAATGTAATTCTGAATATGTTTATCAGGATCAAAGCAACCTGGTGTGCCCAGAGTGCGCCTATGAGTGGAACCCAAACGAAGTCAATGATGACGACCTGGTAAAAGTGAAAGATGCGAACGGTGCTTTGCTGGCCGACGGCGATAAAGTGACCGTGATTAAAGATCTGAAAATCAAAGGGAGTTCTCAGGTCATCAAAATTGGTACTAAAGCGCTTGTTCGCCGAGTACTGGACAAAAAAGACCACGAACTGGATTGTAAAGTCGACGGCGTGGGAGAAATGATGGTGACTGCCAAGTTCGTCAAAAAAGCCTGA
- a CDS encoding response regulator transcription factor: MHILLVEDDPDTADFICAGLTQHNARVQHCSNAEQAMLSASATHFDVIIFDRLLPNMDGLDAVRILRASKVKTPIIMLTALSDTADRVAGLEAGADDYLVKPFAFAELYARLKALARRQPLRTDTQELSLGELRLNRTSRQVFRAGQEIELMPKEYQILEYMMQNPEQLITKTMLLEQVWGFSFDPKTSLVQTHVSRLRNKLDKPFAFDMIKTIRGSGYLLTGHSDD, translated from the coding sequence ATGCACATTTTATTAGTAGAAGACGACCCGGATACCGCCGATTTTATCTGTGCAGGACTGACACAGCACAATGCCCGTGTACAGCATTGCAGTAACGCAGAACAAGCCATGCTGAGTGCGTCTGCGACCCATTTTGATGTCATCATTTTCGACCGCCTGCTACCTAATATGGATGGTCTGGACGCGGTCAGGATTTTACGCGCCAGCAAAGTTAAAACTCCTATAATTATGCTTACAGCGCTGAGCGATACGGCCGATCGGGTGGCCGGGCTCGAGGCCGGGGCCGATGATTATTTAGTTAAACCCTTTGCGTTTGCTGAACTGTATGCTCGTTTAAAAGCTCTGGCCAGACGCCAACCATTACGCACGGACACACAAGAATTATCTTTGGGCGAGCTCAGGCTTAACCGCACTTCCCGTCAAGTGTTCAGAGCTGGACAAGAAATAGAACTGATGCCAAAAGAGTACCAGATACTGGAATATATGATGCAAAACCCGGAACAGTTGATCACCAAAACTATGCTGCTGGAACAGGTCTGGGGGTTTAGTTTCGATCCCAAAACCAGCCTGGTGCAAACTCATGTCAGTCGTTTGCGCAACAAACTGGATAAACCTTTTGCCTTCGACATGATCAAAACCATCCGCGGCAGCGGATACCTGCTGACAGGTCACTCTGATGATTAG
- a CDS encoding ATP-binding protein, producing MIKLNYERLVSGFFLIVWLLFALLSTALLLSLSSGWLGILTNCVVVLCPAALLLHSIKTRVVQPFYHLTNTVEAMRLEDYGQRFYTHDQSGILAQLQTETSQLCEHLQAYKSARDHQAILLFQLIEQLPSPIVVFDESNALVHANEAFSNWTGKPWQTQRLTKAHHFSLVQSNGQWQFSHPSLAQQWQIRQSQLPINDSHAHLLILTDVQSVVSQAQRDAWQKMIRILSHEIHNSLSPIKSLAQTLQTLEPGKDTQADFEQALAVIVQRSDGLMSFVNRYASVARQHQLHPKEITINALLTPMQALYEPRVRCIVEQEFTLQIDVSLMEQVLVNLITNALEAGTQMTAINITASKTAQYVFIDVLDEGQGISNPDNLFVPFYTTKENGKGIGLVLCKNIIEQHNGRLTLVNRTDKPGARARIQLPLAQG from the coding sequence GTGATTAAATTAAATTACGAACGCCTTGTTTCTGGGTTTTTCCTGATAGTCTGGCTGCTGTTTGCCTTGCTCAGCACCGCGCTACTGCTCAGCCTTAGCAGTGGCTGGCTGGGCATCCTTACCAACTGTGTTGTGGTACTTTGCCCGGCTGCACTGCTGCTACACAGCATTAAAACCCGCGTTGTTCAGCCCTTTTATCATCTGACTAACACGGTCGAAGCCATGCGCCTTGAGGATTATGGGCAACGGTTTTATACGCACGATCAAAGCGGTATCCTGGCTCAGCTGCAAACAGAAACCAGCCAGCTGTGTGAGCATTTGCAGGCATATAAATCGGCACGGGATCATCAGGCCATCTTACTGTTTCAGCTGATTGAGCAGCTGCCTAGTCCCATTGTAGTGTTTGATGAAAGTAATGCTCTGGTTCATGCCAATGAGGCCTTCTCAAACTGGACAGGCAAACCCTGGCAAACGCAACGACTGACCAAAGCACACCATTTTAGCCTGGTGCAGTCTAATGGTCAGTGGCAATTCAGTCACCCCTCTCTTGCTCAGCAATGGCAGATCCGCCAAAGCCAGCTCCCCATCAATGACAGTCATGCTCATTTATTGATCCTCACCGATGTACAGTCGGTGGTAAGTCAGGCGCAGCGTGACGCCTGGCAAAAGATGATCCGTATTCTGAGTCATGAGATCCACAACTCGCTCTCCCCCATTAAGTCACTGGCACAGACATTACAAACCCTGGAGCCAGGTAAAGACACTCAGGCCGATTTCGAGCAGGCCTTAGCGGTGATTGTACAACGCAGTGATGGGCTAATGTCGTTCGTGAATCGCTATGCCAGTGTTGCAAGACAGCACCAGCTGCACCCCAAAGAGATCACCATAAACGCCCTGCTGACCCCAATGCAGGCATTATATGAGCCACGGGTTCGCTGTATAGTTGAACAAGAATTTACGCTACAAATAGACGTCAGCCTGATGGAACAAGTGCTGGTTAATTTGATCACCAATGCACTGGAGGCCGGTACACAAATGACTGCTATTAACATTACTGCCAGTAAAACAGCACAGTACGTCTTTATTGATGTGCTGGATGAGGGTCAGGGCATTAGTAACCCCGACAACTTGTTTGTGCCTTTTTATACCACCAAAGAAAACGGCAAAGGCATTGGGCTGGTACTGTGTAAAAACATCATTGAGCAACACAACGGCCGCCTGACACTGGTTAATCGCACTGACAAACCCGGTGCCAGAGCCCGCATTCAGCTGCCACTCGCTCAGGGCTGA
- a CDS encoding HlyD family efflux transporter periplasmic adaptor subunit — MDIQVEQKNNIKVNWLWLGGIALAIAIVGWLISQPTAQASLPAENAWIGKVRQGDLTISVAGFGQLKSRTPRLISAASEATVEEIMLRPGAEVTPSSVIMKLKDANLSQSLKDAKRALQQAKDQYLQSDINQQREMLSHQASLEILKSELESAELEVSAQAGLVEDGAVSKLDYQRTVLEHRQLKRRIDIEQRRIAQLKTLHQANLQLANSDIEAAEEAYQLIQHRVDQLTVRAGITGVVQQLHVELGQSVPLGAQLALVGSTKDLYAQLQIPQAYAEQIKLKQSVQVNTRADLITGTVSRINPMVQNGNIEVEVALPAVLPDSARPELNIEGTIHISTLEDALYIDKPIGAKAFSTATLYRIEPNTQQAHAIEVHYGAQTAQYIQLLSGAQPQQRFILSDMASYRDEPVVYLSK; from the coding sequence ATGGACATACAGGTCGAACAGAAAAACAACATAAAAGTAAACTGGTTGTGGCTGGGTGGTATTGCTTTGGCCATAGCGATTGTTGGCTGGTTGATATCGCAACCTACAGCACAAGCGTCTTTGCCCGCAGAGAATGCCTGGATTGGTAAAGTCAGACAAGGCGATTTGACCATTTCAGTGGCGGGGTTTGGTCAACTCAAGTCGCGCACGCCACGTCTGATCAGCGCCGCCAGTGAGGCCACGGTTGAGGAGATTATGCTGCGTCCCGGTGCTGAGGTCACGCCCAGCAGCGTGATTATGAAGCTAAAGGATGCCAACCTTTCCCAGTCACTTAAAGATGCAAAACGAGCACTTCAACAGGCCAAAGATCAGTATTTACAATCCGATATTAATCAACAGCGGGAAATGCTGTCGCATCAAGCCAGCCTGGAGATCTTAAAGTCTGAACTGGAAAGTGCTGAACTCGAGGTCTCAGCGCAGGCCGGGCTGGTTGAAGATGGTGCCGTGTCCAAGCTGGATTATCAGCGTACCGTACTGGAGCATCGCCAGCTTAAGCGGCGCATTGATATCGAACAGCGCCGTATCGCTCAGCTTAAAACCTTACATCAGGCCAATTTACAACTGGCCAACTCCGATATAGAAGCCGCCGAAGAGGCATATCAGTTAATTCAGCACCGGGTAGACCAACTGACTGTGCGTGCGGGGATCACTGGCGTTGTGCAACAACTCCATGTGGAACTGGGGCAAAGTGTGCCGCTGGGCGCGCAACTTGCACTGGTTGGCAGCACTAAAGATTTATATGCTCAGCTGCAAATCCCGCAGGCCTATGCTGAACAAATTAAACTTAAGCAGTCGGTACAAGTGAATACCCGCGCCGACCTTATCACCGGCACGGTCTCGCGGATCAACCCAATGGTGCAAAACGGCAATATTGAAGTCGAAGTGGCCCTGCCTGCCGTGCTGCCCGACAGCGCCCGGCCCGAGCTAAACATTGAAGGAACTATACATATCAGCACCCTTGAGGATGCGTTGTATATCGACAAACCCATTGGTGCCAAGGCTTTCAGCACTGCCACTTTGTATCGTATCGAACCCAATACCCAACAAGCACACGCCATTGAGGTACACTATGGCGCCCAGACCGCACAGTATATTCAGTTGCTATCCGGCGCACAGCCACAGCAGCGCTTTATTCTGTCGGATATGGCATCCTATCGGGATGAGCCGGTCGTGTACCTGAGTAAATAA
- a CDS encoding LysR family transcriptional regulator encodes MVNNSWLRTFCTLAEVEHFTRTAEQLHMTQSGVSQHVQKLEAHFGVALLLRDSKQVVLTEAGKRLRIQAQHILQSLSDLEVSIGEDPAFEGEVKVMSPGSVGLRLYPHLLTLQARYPKLIIDHRFAPNQAIEKAVADGDADMGFTTVQAKSADVISEVVATEPLLLVTPAEVSQPSWETLLSLGFIDHPDGAHHAQLLLSANYTQFQNCSEFERKGFSNQISLILEPVSRGLGFTVLPAYAVEAFARQEQIKVHTLGYPVSETIFLCTTKRGILPARVDTVIKHAKTSF; translated from the coding sequence ATGGTAAATAACAGCTGGCTGCGAACATTTTGTACCCTTGCCGAAGTCGAACACTTCACACGGACGGCTGAACAGCTGCATATGACGCAATCGGGTGTGAGTCAGCATGTTCAAAAACTGGAAGCGCATTTTGGTGTTGCTTTGCTGCTGCGTGACAGCAAACAAGTGGTGCTGACGGAAGCGGGCAAACGACTGCGTATACAGGCACAACACATACTGCAAAGCTTATCGGATCTTGAGGTTAGTATAGGAGAAGATCCGGCTTTTGAGGGGGAGGTCAAAGTGATGTCTCCGGGCAGTGTGGGGCTGCGGTTATATCCGCATTTGCTGACACTTCAGGCGCGTTATCCCAAGCTGATAATCGATCACAGATTTGCACCTAATCAGGCCATTGAAAAAGCTGTAGCCGATGGCGATGCAGATATGGGTTTCACAACCGTGCAGGCAAAGTCGGCCGATGTCATCAGCGAGGTGGTCGCCACGGAACCTTTATTACTGGTGACACCCGCGGAGGTAAGTCAGCCGAGCTGGGAAACGTTGTTATCTTTGGGTTTTATTGATCATCCTGATGGTGCACATCATGCCCAACTATTGCTCAGCGCTAACTACACGCAGTTTCAGAACTGCAGTGAATTTGAGCGCAAAGGGTTTTCTAATCAGATTAGCCTGATTTTGGAGCCTGTGAGCCGGGGTTTGGGGTTTACTGTTTTGCCTGCCTACGCTGTTGAGGCATTTGCAAGGCAAGAGCAGATAAAGGTACATACACTGGGCTACCCGGTGAGCGAAACAATATTTTTGTGTACGACCAAACGTGGCATCTTACCTGCCAGAGTAGACACTGTAATTAAACATGCAAAAACTAGTTTTTAA
- a CDS encoding ABC transporter permease, whose amino-acid sequence MIKEELKLAASNLKKLPGFSLTVILTLALTLAALCVVININHRLLTKPLPYPNADTLWVTDQSETINGETQYGFQMLPTQFLIHQDQQFIDEMAMLHLTSPRLMDVDQRPTVDILRVSPEFFSLLGVPMHLGRALNSNESVSDEQKVLVLSYQAWQDNFNADPEVIGSFTQLNRVAYKIVGVTAADFEVPEIFRSFAISGFSSFPEALSTTSHWNSISSQFNGIARFKPGVNPEQANHSLGEQIDALYQSRDNVAPDTAIGARFTPLRSRIIAESDTLALSLLFSAAVLVLIALTNVTNLFLSRGAQKQRTMAIQAALGAKPQHIFISMFCESILLISAATVLGLLAAEWLNVLLADDLSYLFTRMQSLSLDAPTVIVAVLLALIIALVIAAITSRQVNYQALTNALHASGKGTGAQISARTRHILVALQVMFASLLLFLAANKLLPAYQEMTHPTGFNTEHLYYVRVDGSATEIDPFELSRQVKNTLGTQANIETVAASATSPLAMGWKNYLYDEKVELIGIMSLAFFDQDAFTALSLPITQGRSFTPIAASGEDNNEIVLSDSLARRLYGETNPLGQTLYIDQETPRQVVGIVDDVYVPTGPLGYELERYYVPLTEGSNAFIIKASGPLSHSQLGNVLKDIHPTLNFSDFRKVDDMLSQRLRQTWLQAMLTVALLVLTLSLAGAGIYGVLTYSVQMRRYELGIHLSLGAHTHKLVAMIVKQSFVPIFTGLALSLLFASLGYLLWSRIGNGPVDVNWLAVVSSIPVMLLVALIASYLPVQKVVRQDPIRALRNE is encoded by the coding sequence ATGATCAAAGAAGAACTTAAACTGGCCGCCTCCAACCTGAAAAAGTTGCCCGGCTTTAGTCTTACGGTGATCCTCACACTTGCGCTCACGCTTGCAGCGCTGTGTGTGGTGATCAATATCAATCACAGGCTACTAACCAAACCTCTGCCCTACCCCAACGCCGACACCTTATGGGTCACCGACCAAAGTGAAACCATTAATGGCGAAACCCAGTATGGCTTTCAGATGTTACCCACCCAGTTTCTGATCCATCAGGATCAGCAGTTTATTGACGAAATGGCGATGCTACATCTGACATCACCGCGTCTGATGGATGTGGACCAACGCCCCACGGTTGATATTCTCCGTGTCTCTCCGGAGTTCTTCTCTTTGCTGGGTGTCCCTATGCACCTGGGTCGCGCGCTGAACAGCAATGAAAGCGTAAGCGATGAACAAAAGGTACTGGTGCTGAGCTATCAGGCCTGGCAGGACAACTTTAACGCCGATCCTGAGGTTATTGGGTCCTTCACTCAACTCAACCGGGTTGCCTACAAAATCGTCGGGGTGACTGCCGCTGACTTTGAAGTGCCTGAAATTTTCAGAAGCTTTGCCATCAGCGGATTTAGCAGTTTTCCTGAGGCGCTTAGCACCACTAGTCACTGGAACAGTATCAGCAGTCAGTTTAATGGGATTGCTCGTTTTAAGCCGGGCGTAAACCCTGAACAGGCGAACCATTCACTTGGCGAACAAATCGATGCCTTATATCAGTCTCGTGACAATGTGGCACCCGACACTGCCATTGGTGCCCGCTTTACACCGCTACGCAGCAGGATCATCGCAGAAAGCGACACTCTGGCACTGAGCTTGTTATTTTCAGCCGCGGTGCTGGTGTTGATCGCCCTGACCAATGTAACTAACCTGTTTTTGTCTCGTGGTGCCCAGAAACAAAGAACGATGGCCATTCAGGCAGCGCTGGGTGCCAAACCACAACATATTTTTATCAGTATGTTTTGTGAAAGTATCTTGTTGATTAGCGCAGCAACGGTTTTAGGATTGCTGGCCGCGGAGTGGCTTAATGTGCTACTGGCCGACGACCTGAGTTACCTGTTTACTCGCATGCAATCCTTATCGCTTGATGCGCCAACCGTGATTGTTGCAGTCTTGCTGGCACTGATCATAGCCCTGGTAATAGCAGCCATCACCAGTCGCCAGGTCAACTACCAGGCCCTGACCAACGCCCTGCACGCCAGCGGTAAAGGCACCGGTGCACAGATCTCAGCCCGCACTCGCCATATTCTGGTTGCACTACAGGTGATGTTCGCCAGTCTGTTGTTATTTTTGGCTGCCAATAAACTATTGCCTGCTTATCAGGAAATGACACACCCAACCGGGTTTAACACCGAGCACCTTTATTACGTCCGTGTCGATGGCAGCGCTACCGAAATTGATCCGTTTGAGTTATCCAGACAGGTTAAAAACACCCTGGGCACACAGGCCAATATTGAAACGGTTGCGGCCAGCGCCACCTCACCACTGGCCATGGGCTGGAAAAACTATCTATACGACGAAAAGGTTGAGCTGATCGGGATCATGAGTCTGGCATTTTTTGATCAGGATGCCTTCACCGCCCTGTCATTGCCAATCACGCAAGGCCGCAGCTTCACGCCTATCGCAGCATCCGGTGAAGATAATAATGAGATTGTGCTCTCCGACTCTCTGGCCAGGCGCCTGTATGGCGAGACCAATCCTCTGGGTCAGACACTGTATATCGACCAGGAAACGCCCAGACAGGTGGTTGGCATTGTTGATGACGTGTACGTGCCAACAGGCCCTTTAGGGTACGAGCTGGAACGCTATTATGTGCCTCTTACTGAAGGCAGCAATGCGTTTATTATTAAAGCCAGTGGGCCGCTGTCGCACTCGCAACTGGGCAACGTATTAAAGGACATCCATCCGACCTTAAACTTCTCGGATTTCAGGAAAGTGGATGATATGCTCAGTCAGCGACTCAGACAAACCTGGCTTCAGGCCATGTTGACAGTAGCACTGCTTGTACTGACACTTAGCCTGGCTGGCGCAGGCATTTATGGTGTACTCACATACAGTGTCCAGATGCGTCGCTACGAACTGGGCATTCACCTGTCTTTGGGTGCGCATACACATAAGCTGGTTGCTATGATTGTAAAACAGAGTTTTGTGCCTATATTCACCGGCCTGGCTCTGAGCCTGTTGTTTGCCAGTCTTGGATATCTGCTGTGGTCGCGTATTGGCAATGGACCTGTCGACGTAAACTGGCTGGCTGTTGTTAGCAGCATTCCGGTTATGCTATTGGTTGCGCTAATTGCAAGCTATCTGCCGGTGCAAAAGGTGGTCCGTCAGGATCCTATCCGGGCACTGAGAAATGAATAA
- a CDS encoding sigma-54 dependent transcriptional regulator: MRKSRRRAASACLIMQGTLLIVDDKADIRLSLHILLKNSGFNTIQCDTLSAAAQALAQHTIDLVLLDMNYELDTTSGQEGLNFLSEHAAQTPSSPAFIAMTAWSSVNLAVEAMQRGAVDFFAKPWDNHTVLMMIKKHLGLRHMTQARQSADPVLLKAPAESPLLWISPQMQALKKQLDRVAPTGANILLRGENGTGKSQVAQYLHQQSLQTGKLISVNMAAIPDTLFESELFGHVKGAFTDARQNREGRFSQASSGTLFLDEIATLNESQQAKLLRVLENGEYEPLGSDATCHADCRLISATNADLDTLQTQGAFRQDLYFRLNTIELTLPPLRQRSNEVIPLAEHFISAHAKRYELPEAPLSECARKVLQAYHWPGNVRELSHIMERAVLMCDEAEITASQLNIKPASSELNSPVKELVTLEQAEQKLIKMALSQCQDNVEEASALLGISKSALYRRMDKFSIKTRQP; encoded by the coding sequence ATGAGGAAAAGCAGGCGCCGAGCGGCGTCTGCCTGTTTAATCATGCAAGGCACCTTACTTATCGTTGATGACAAGGCTGATATTCGCCTGAGTCTTCATATACTGCTGAAAAACAGCGGTTTTAACACAATTCAATGTGACACCCTGAGTGCTGCGGCACAGGCTCTGGCGCAGCACACAATCGACCTGGTGCTGCTCGACATGAATTATGAGCTGGATACAACCTCTGGTCAGGAAGGGCTTAATTTCCTGTCAGAACATGCTGCGCAGACACCATCCAGCCCGGCATTTATTGCCATGACCGCCTGGTCCAGTGTTAATCTGGCCGTCGAAGCCATGCAGCGAGGTGCAGTAGATTTTTTTGCCAAGCCCTGGGACAACCACACTGTGCTGATGATGATAAAAAAGCATCTGGGGCTACGGCACATGACCCAGGCCAGACAAAGCGCTGATCCGGTCTTGCTAAAGGCGCCCGCCGAAAGCCCCCTGCTGTGGATCAGCCCGCAAATGCAGGCACTTAAAAAGCAGCTTGATCGGGTCGCCCCGACCGGCGCCAATATTCTGTTGCGAGGCGAAAACGGCACGGGTAAATCCCAGGTTGCGCAATACCTCCACCAGCAAAGCCTGCAAACGGGAAAACTCATCAGCGTTAACATGGCGGCAATCCCGGATACCTTGTTCGAAAGCGAGCTGTTTGGTCATGTTAAAGGGGCATTCACCGATGCCCGTCAGAACCGCGAAGGCCGCTTCAGTCAGGCAAGCAGCGGCACTTTATTTTTAGATGAAATCGCGACGCTAAACGAATCTCAGCAGGCTAAGTTGCTACGGGTACTGGAAAATGGTGAATACGAGCCGCTCGGCTCCGACGCAACTTGTCACGCAGATTGCCGACTTATCAGCGCTACGAATGCAGATCTCGATACTCTGCAAACGCAAGGGGCATTTCGTCAGGATCTGTATTTCAGGCTCAATACCATAGAGCTGACACTGCCACCACTTAGACAGCGCAGTAACGAAGTTATACCACTCGCCGAGCACTTTATATCGGCTCATGCGAAACGCTATGAACTGCCCGAAGCGCCTTTATCAGAGTGTGCCCGTAAAGTACTGCAGGCCTATCACTGGCCGGGCAATGTGCGAGAATTAAGCCACATTATGGAGCGGGCAGTACTAATGTGTGACGAGGCCGAGATCACAGCCAGTCAGCTCAACATCAAACCAGCCAGCAGCGAGCTGAACAGCCCGGTAAAGGAACTGGTCACGCTGGAGCAGGCGGAGCAGAAACTGATCAAAATGGCACTCTCTCAGTGTCAGGACAACGTCGAAGAGGCATCGGCATTGCTGGGGATCAGCAAAAGTGCGCTGTACCGCCGCATGGACAAATTCAGCATCAAAACCCGGCAGCCTTAA
- a CDS encoding lipocalin family protein, whose translation MKTLLIIMMALILSSCLGMPQGVQPVNNFELNRYLGKWYEIARLDHSFERGLSRVTAQYSMREDGGVKVINRGFNAEENQWREAEGKAFFVDQDDEAYLKVSFFGPFYGAYVVFELDHQNYQYAFVSGPDTDYLWLLSRTPEVDQAIIDKFVRMASARGFDTNSLIFVEQ comes from the coding sequence TTGAAAACACTGTTAATCATCATGATGGCGCTTATTCTCAGCAGTTGTCTGGGTATGCCACAGGGCGTGCAGCCCGTTAATAATTTTGAGCTGAACCGTTACCTTGGTAAGTGGTATGAGATTGCCAGACTGGATCATTCCTTCGAACGCGGACTTTCTCGCGTAACGGCGCAATACAGTATGCGCGAAGATGGCGGCGTAAAAGTGATTAATCGTGGCTTTAACGCCGAAGAAAATCAGTGGCGCGAAGCTGAGGGCAAAGCGTTTTTTGTCGACCAGGACGATGAAGCCTATCTGAAAGTCTCGTTTTTTGGTCCGTTTTACGGTGCCTATGTGGTGTTTGAGCTGGACCATCAAAACTATCAATATGCATTTGTGTCTGGCCCCGATACCGACTATTTGTGGCTGCTCTCAAGAACACCAGAAGTAGACCAGGCCATTATCGACAAGTTCGTTCGCATGGCCTCCGCGCGTGGCTTTGATACCAACTCACTGATTTTTGTTGAGCAGTAG
- a CDS encoding HEAT repeat domain-containing protein — MAQNKTVPYELLESLTDHPDNRGRIMVARKNKLEEPLMLKLAVDTDEAVRMSIARHKKATLKVLTLLLNDIWSEISNKASERIHNGSHK; from the coding sequence GTGGCACAAAATAAAACAGTGCCCTACGAGCTACTTGAATCGCTTACCGATCATCCTGACAATCGGGGACGCATCATGGTTGCGCGCAAAAATAAGCTCGAAGAGCCGCTTATGCTTAAGCTAGCAGTTGATACGGATGAGGCTGTCCGCATGTCTATCGCACGTCATAAAAAAGCCACACTGAAGGTGCTCACCTTGCTCCTTAACGACATATGGAGTGAAATTTCTAACAAAGCATCGGAGAGAATTCATAATGGTAGCCATAAGTGA
- a CDS encoding ABC transporter ATP-binding protein, translated as MNNQCVIELTDITKHFLLSGLETQALRGVNLRINEGEYVSISGPSGCGKSTLLNILGLLDTPTGGRYKIAGNDVSRLSVNQRATLRNKHIGFVFQSFNLIDELNVFDNLALPVKYSEQPLSGPQLKERVMQCLELVQMSHRVDHQPNQLSGGQQQRIAIARALVNKPDILLIDEPTGNLDSKNGDAVMQMLHDLNAQGTTMCMVTHDPRYADMAGRKLFLLDGVMVDEVNLEMAG; from the coding sequence ATGAACAACCAATGCGTTATTGAACTCACCGATATCACCAAACACTTCCTGCTCAGTGGCTTAGAGACACAAGCCTTACGGGGCGTAAACCTGCGCATTAACGAGGGGGAGTATGTCTCTATCTCAGGCCCGTCGGGATGTGGCAAGTCCACACTGCTCAATATTCTGGGTCTGCTGGACACGCCGACTGGCGGTCGCTATAAGATTGCCGGTAACGATGTCAGCCGGCTCAGTGTCAACCAGCGTGCTACTTTAAGAAACAAGCACATAGGCTTTGTCTTTCAGTCATTCAACCTGATTGATGAACTAAATGTATTCGACAATCTGGCACTGCCCGTTAAATACAGTGAACAGCCTTTAAGCGGCCCACAACTTAAAGAACGCGTTATGCAGTGCCTGGAACTGGTGCAAATGAGCCACCGGGTGGATCATCAACCCAATCAACTTTCCGGTGGTCAGCAGCAACGCATTGCCATTGCCCGTGCGCTGGTTAACAAGCCCGACATTCTGCTCATCGACGAACCCACCGGAAACCTGGACTCCAAAAATGGCGATGCCGTTATGCAGATGCTGCACGATTTAAATGCACAAGGCACCACCATGTGTATGGTAACGCACGACCCCAGATATGCTGATATGGCTGGTCGTAAACTGTTTCTGCTTGATGGGGTGATGGTCGACGAGGTCAACCTGGAGATGGCGGGATGA